From Passer domesticus isolate bPasDom1 chromosome 8, bPasDom1.hap1, whole genome shotgun sequence, a single genomic window includes:
- the LOC135305682 gene encoding bifunctional lysine-specific demethylase and histidyl-hydroxylase NO66-like produces MLLFVLGKAVPDREEEMEVDTKIDTEEEMEIDGEDPGEEEMDVDVEEEEEMDVYVDEKQEMDVDMEESIEDMDID; encoded by the exons atgctcctctTTGTTCTGGgaaag gctgtcccagacagagaggaggagatggaggtagataCAAAGATTGATacggaggaggagatggaaatagacGGAGAAGACCCTGGcgaggaagagatggatgtggatgtggaggaggaagaagagatggacgtGTATGTGGATGAGAAacaagagatggatgtggatatggaagagtccattgaggacatggatattgattaa
- the LOC135305663 gene encoding uncharacterized protein LOC135305663: MLPFVLRKAVPDREEEMKVDTKIDMEEEMEVDTKIDMEEDMEIEDPGEEVMDLDEDDEEEMDVDATEEEEMDVDMEESIEDMDID; the protein is encoded by the exons atgctcccctttgttctgaggaag gctgtcccagacagagaggaggagatgaagGTAGATACCaagattgatatggaggaggagatggaggtagataccaagattgatatggaggaggaCATGGAAATagaagaccctggagaggaagtGATGGACCtggatgaggatgatgaagaagagatggatgtggatgcgactgaggaagaagagatggatgtggatatggaagagtccattgaggacatggatattgattaa